The Phalacrocorax aristotelis chromosome 2, bGulAri2.1, whole genome shotgun sequence region attcatgaaatccctcctcagtcttctctcctccgggctgaacaaacccaagtctctcagcctttcctcacaagggagatgctccagccccctgatcatcttggtagctctccgctggacttgctcaaggtgttccacatccttcttaaacacTGGTGGGGggcagaactggacacagcactccaaatgtggtctcactagggcagagtagaggaggaggagaacctctctcgatctgctggccacattccttttagtgcatcccaggataccgttggccttgGCTACAAGGGCATGTTGCTAGCTCAGGGTCAGCCAGCTGtgcaccagcactcccaggtccttctcaacagagccgctttccagcaggtcagcccccagcctgtactggtgcatggggttgttcctccccaggtacagGACCGTGTACTTGCTCTTGTcgaatttcatcaggttcccctcggcccagctctccagcctgtccaggttgAACCACCACTGAAGAACATATATGTCACACTGCACACTTAGCTCTTCCTCAACAAGAGCACTTTGTCTTCTCTGCCTGCTCTACCTACTGCCTTTCAGGATATGAACTCTGTATACGTATGCACTTGTGTACGTGCACACAACCTGAACCATGCTGACCCTGAGGTATTCTGTTCCCAGATATTACCACCATTATCACTGCTCCCCTTTGTGCTCTGGGATGGCTTGCAAGGCCACGATGTGAATGAGCTCAGTACCTACCTAAAGCTGCATTAGCAGAAGTGAGTCTGGGTACATGGGGAGGCGGGAACTCCTGTGGTGGCCAAAGGCCCTTGTCAAAGCATTGCAAGCACTTCCTGTGAAGAGCATGGGGCAGCAGGAAGATGCTCATTACCTCAGCCCTCTGTAGAGGGAATAAGAAAAAGGCAGGACAGGAACATCTGATAATCCTTCATGGTGACTGTCACTGTCTTTCTTTGGTTAGAAGCATCTGGCAACACAAGAGAGGCATTTGTCTAATTCCCTTGCATGCTTCTTCAGCCCTTTCTTTTCAAGCCCATATAGCCTTGACAGCAACTGAGCCATTTCTCAAGAGGAAAATGCTGTGCTGATCAATGTTAGCAGCATAAAATGAAAGTCTGTATGCAAACCACAGATCCTTCACcaccttaaagaaaaatacaggaccACTGTGTCGAGCATCTTACAGTCTTGGCTGGCAGACTGCAATGGAATAAGAAGATTCACAATTCTGTAATTAACTTCAGCACTTGAGGAGCAACATGTGATACACTAGGGGTTTTCATTTCCCAAATAGGCAACTCTAGCTATGCTGTGCTTCAACATCCAACGTGTTCACTAATCTTAGTCTGACCCCTAGTGAGCTGTCACAGaatgatcaaatttctctaaCAGATGCTGCACCTTCCTGACAGGCAACGACCACAAAAAAGAGTCATAtatccacattttttttcttaaaaacaaacaaacaaaaccttggTTACCATTATCAGTAGCATAACAtatgaaacagaagagaagagtCAGTTCAGAAGTCATAAGGCTTTCTTCTGAAGCTGGGGATGTGGAAGAGAACACGACTCAGTATCAAATTCACTTATCTTACCTTCTCATATAAGGTGTTTTTTTGCCTCCcgcctctcctccttttttgtGCAATCAGGAATTGCTTCTTCAGCTTTATGAAAAGATTTTTATCTCTGAAGGAGAGAAAGTGGAAGTTGCATCTGGTTAGATAATAAGTTTAAATTAACACACActtagaaagacaaaaaaagggtGTAAGTTAAAGCAGTAAACCCATTTTAAAGGCCCTAAATAACTTGCATAATTTTTTAGGCCATTAGAAACTTCGAGGTTTCTGTCAGTTTTAACCTCAGCGTTTTGTTCATACTGGATATTTCTTGCTCAGTGTGTTTATGCCAAGAAGTTACAGGCCAAAATATAATCAGTGTGCGCTTGCCTTGGCAATAACACAAGCACAGTAAAATTTTTATGGATTTCTTTCCCCGCATGAAGATCCATTTATCAAGCACactgacaaattaaaaaaagtaatttgccCAACCTCTGAAATGTACCCATGAGAGCTCgtgccttatttttctttttaaagccgTGCTCTTCTGTAGCTGTAGCCAAGGCCTATCTCAGTAATAGGGCTCTCTGGCTAGTTTTGGTGTACTTCTGTCACCCTCAGCTTGCACAAGACATGATTTTGACACCTATTCccctctttctgctctttacAGGCATTTTAAAGATTGTGGAAATCACGGTTAACCTCCTGGTGCTGATTTGCGTGGGCGCTGCCCAAGCCTCTGTTGCAGGCTTCACATCCTTTGGTGGCTTCGGCGCCGGATCCTTCAGCCTGAATTTGGCCTACAGCCCCTTTGAGGGCACGGAGCTCCAGGAGGTGAGGGAGCTAGATGTGCAGTTCACCCAGATGAGAGCCCCTTGCGTGTATGGCGGGGTAGCCTTCAGCTTAACAGCAGCAGTACTTACCCTTGTCTTCCTTGTCGTGGGGTCAAAACCCATCCAGCAGCTCAGGATAGGGCTGCTGGTAGGCGAATGTGCCTTCAACCTGGTGGCTGGCATGGCGTACATCGCAGCAGTCGGCCTCTACCTGCACTTTGTCAGCCAGGTGAACGCCACAGAAGTTTGCAAGAGGCGCGAGAGGCTCTATGCACGCCGCGGTTATACCTCCATGAACTGCGTGGTCCAGGGCGGTGATGCAGCTGTCGGCCTTTTTGGTGTCGCTGCTGCCTGTTTGTACTTTGCCAGCTTTGTAGTC contains the following coding sequences:
- the LOC142053087 gene encoding MARVEL domain-containing protein 3-like isoform X2; protein product: MKCSKVCTTRGILKIVEITVNLLVLICVGAAQASVAGFTSFGGFGAGSFSLNLAYSPFEGTELQEVRELDVQFTQMRAPCVYGGVAFSLTAAVLTLVFLVVGSKPIQQLRIGLLVGECAFNLVAGMAYIAAVGLYLHFVSQVNATEVCKRRERLYARRGYTSMNCVVQGGDAAVGLFGVAAACLYFASFVVCVLAIRTVRAFQSHAVKAQHSPKTSVRDRSVRGHHAIHKTSESSHNVQALATLV
- the LOC142053087 gene encoding MARVEL domain-containing protein 3-like isoform X1, with the protein product MAHAGKRYQDKQYRHHKNHGSDRYEEDRRARKPYPYNARRPEDIRGGQHSRASTVCSDPYSKTSGTSREYFGPPPECYPPKETFSMKCSKVCTTRGILKIVEITVNLLVLICVGAAQASVAGFTSFGGFGAGSFSLNLAYSPFEGTELQEVRELDVQFTQMRAPCVYGGVAFSLTAAVLTLVFLVVGSKPIQQLRIGLLVGECAFNLVAGMAYIAAVGLYLHFVSQVNATEVCKRRERLYARRGYTSMNCVVQGGDAAVGLFGVAAACLYFASFVVCVLAIRTVRAFQSHAVKAQHSPKTSVRDRSVRGHHAIHKTSESSHNVQALATLV